From one Larimichthys crocea isolate SSNF chromosome XVIII, L_crocea_2.0, whole genome shotgun sequence genomic stretch:
- the rubcnl gene encoding protein RUBCNL-like isoform X5: MKTRQSPRPLTGFLAASGLGLCKMMGSCGGVSSSLQRSRYISWCEDPAESLTPVTTALTATALNMFLHAEEFSHQDNQSAGFGSVPHLLLSPAETAGGETNATFSHQRTKPTLTRRTAITQSHHFQLKSQSSSALHNADRTPDGHADEGGGGTKGILSGPEADNWNTKDSSLLHPEGESFLLPRSSPVISRRHRPVSWHGDGTDTSAPSSLDSSGSPLDQCWHPSVTSVEDLGSEPSSCHHSSQLQEDKKPRSISVLSNLFSLLSAGLHHPIGGSAEEHRGKGLTSCNAPYTSERTSSGIPEFTADTFKTSCELEKENAHFIVVDMVLEVLEGVKWTLSFTHQHTHCEMCVKTHESCHGVGEPRHEKNTTGRSDENTHSSYVHTHQHTQDEEEEEAGHDEAEQQPKTFSVLSTDSGFEDCGLDPALTQRDTLKTAEWLAKQLVLEFRTSWLPSREPRRGRLSLRSSLQELPGTGHVTASGGSLTEEIRLRTNMRGSLNWAPPRFQIIFTVQPTHRRSDVVSLQHFLCAGCGTEVEPKYIKKLRYCEYLGRYFCDCCHSGSEAVIPGRVLSCWDFGRYPVSDFSKQLLDSVWHQPLFDLTCVGKTLYSRVKELDKFRTLHFWSSHSPDISTEVTERLWLELLNCCLRRSGLQTLCQLLKKSFRISCCTSRSC; encoded by the exons ATGAAGACTCGTCAGTCTCCTCGGCCTCTGACAGGTTTCCTCGCTGCCTCAGGTTTAGGACTTTGTAAAATG ATGGGAagctgtgggggcgtgtcctcgTCTCTGCAGAGATCCAGATATATCAGCTGGTGTGAGGACCCTGCAGAGTCACTGACACCTGTAACTACAGCTCTGACAGCAACAG CATTAAATATGTTTCTCCATGCAGAGGAATTCTCCCACCAAGACAATCAGTCGGCTGGTTTCGGATCAGTCCCCCATCTCCTTCTGTCACCAGCAGAAACTGCTGGAGGAGaaacaaatgcaacattttcCCATCAACGCACAAAGCCAACTTTAACAAGGAGGACAGCTATCACACAGTCCCATCACTTCCAGCTGAAGTCACAGTCCAGCTCGGCTTTGCACAACGCTGACAGAACCCCTGACGGTCATGCTGATGAGGGGGGAGGTGGAACAAAGGGGATCTTAAGTGGTCCAGAAGCTGACAACTGGAACACGAAGGACTCGTCTCTTCTGCATCCAGAGGGTGAAAGCTTCCTTCTTCCCAGGAGCAGTCCAGTCATCTCCAGACGTCACCGGCCTGTCTCCTGGCACGGAGATGGCACGGACACATCTGCTCCATCAAG CTTGGACTCCTCTGGATCTCCGCTGGATCAATGTTGGCACCCATCAGTCACCAGTGTGGAGGATCTGGGATCCGAACCGAGCTCCTGTCACCACTCGTCCCAGCTCCAGGAAGACAAGAAGCCTCGCTCCATCTCTGTCTTATCAAATCTGTTCTCCCTCCTGAGTGCTGGGCTCCACCACCCCATCGGTGGATCAGCTGAGGAGCACAGAGGGAAGGGCCTAACTAGCTGTAATGCTCCTTACACATCAG AGAGGACGTCCAGTGGTATCCCAGAATTCACAGCAGACACCTTCAAGACCAGTTGTGAGCTGGAAAAG GAAAATGCTCATTTCATCGTGGTGGACATGGTGCTGGAGGTGCTGGAAGGTGTGAAGTGGACTCTGAGCtttacacaccaacacacacactgcgagATGTGTGTAAAGACACATGAAAGCTGCCACGGTGTCGGTGAGCCAAGacacgagaaaaacacgacCGGACgttcagatgaaaacacacactcctcttacgtacacacacaccaacacacacaggatgaggaagaggaggaagcaggacACGATGAAGCTGAACAACAACCAAAGACTTTCTCCGTCCTCTCCACTGACAGTGGATTTGAAg ACTGTGGGCTTGATCCTGCACTGACGCAGAGAGACACTCTCAAAAC TGCAGAGTGGCTGGCAAAGCAGCTGGTGCTGGAGTTCAGGACGAGCTGGCTTCCTTCCCGCGAGCCTCGACGTGGACGGCTGAGCCTCCGGAGCTCACTACAGGAA CTGCCAGGTACCGGACACGTGACGGCGAGCGGCGGCAGCCTGACGGAGGAGATCAGACTGAGAACCAATATGAGAGGATCCCTGAACTGGGCACCACCACGCTTCCAGATCATCTTCACCGTTCAGCCAACCCACAG ACGCAGTGACGTCGTGTCTTTGCAACACTTCCTCTGTGCAGGCTGTGGGACAGAGGTGGAGCCCA AGTACATCAAGAAACTGCGATATTGTGAATACCTCGGCAG GTATTTCTGCGACTGCTGCCACAGTGGCTCTGAGGCTGTGATCCCCGGCCGGGTTCTGTCCTGCTGGGACTTTGGCag GTATCCGGTGAGCGACTTTTCCAAACAGCTGCTGGATTCAGTTTGGCATCAGCCGCTGTTCGACCTGACCTGTGTCGGCAAGACACTCTACAGCAGAGTGAAAGAGCTGGACAAGTTCAGG ACGCTTCATTTCTGGTCGTCCCACAGTCCAGATATATCCACAGAGGTGACAGAGCGTTTGTGGTTAGAGCTCCTAAACTGCTGCCTGAGGAGATCAGGGCTGCAGACTCTGTGTCAACTTTTAAAgaa AAGCTTCAGGATCAGCTGCTGTACATCAAGAAGCTGCTGA
- the rubcnl gene encoding protein RUBCNL-like isoform X3, translating to MKTRQSPRPLTGFLAASGLGLCKMMGSCGGVSSSLQRSRYISWCEDPAESLTPVTTALTATALNMFLHAEEFSHQDNQSAGFGSVPHLLLSPAETAGGETNATFSHQRTKPTLTRRTAITQSHHFQLKSQSSSALHNADRTPDGHADEGGGGTKGILSGPEADNWNTKDSSLLHPEGESFLLPRSSPVISRRHRPVSWHGDGTDTSAPSSLDSSGSPLDQCWHPSVTSVEDLGSEPSSCHHSSQLQEDKKPRSISVLSNLFSLLSAGLHHPIGGSAEEHRGKGLTSCNAPYTSERTSSGIPEFTADTFKTSCELEKENAHFIVVDMVLEVLEGVKWTLSFTHQHTHCEMCVKTHESCHGVGEPRHEKNTTGRSDENTHSSYVHTHQHTQDEEEEEAGHDEAEQQPKTFSVLSTDSGFEDCGLDPALTQRDTLKTAEWLAKQLVLEFRTSWLPSREPRRGRLSLRSSLQELPGTGHVTASGGSLTEEIRLRTNMRGSLNWAPPRFQIIFTVQPTHRRSDVVSLQHFLCAGCGTEVEPKYIKKLRYCEYLGRYFCDCCHSGSEAVIPGRVLSCWDFGRYPVSDFSKQLLDSVWHQPLFDLTCVGKTLYSRVKELDKFRKLQDQLLYIKKLLKACRLSGSVMAEFDQLPAHLTEQLHLFSMDDLSRVKKGQLTVQVKAVLNSAIHHVENCELCLARGFICEFCRKRDVIFPFQSGICKRCPVCKACFHKHCFVEKKCPKCARIQSRKKRPDEPSKSD from the exons ATGAAGACTCGTCAGTCTCCTCGGCCTCTGACAGGTTTCCTCGCTGCCTCAGGTTTAGGACTTTGTAAAATG ATGGGAagctgtgggggcgtgtcctcgTCTCTGCAGAGATCCAGATATATCAGCTGGTGTGAGGACCCTGCAGAGTCACTGACACCTGTAACTACAGCTCTGACAGCAACAG CATTAAATATGTTTCTCCATGCAGAGGAATTCTCCCACCAAGACAATCAGTCGGCTGGTTTCGGATCAGTCCCCCATCTCCTTCTGTCACCAGCAGAAACTGCTGGAGGAGaaacaaatgcaacattttcCCATCAACGCACAAAGCCAACTTTAACAAGGAGGACAGCTATCACACAGTCCCATCACTTCCAGCTGAAGTCACAGTCCAGCTCGGCTTTGCACAACGCTGACAGAACCCCTGACGGTCATGCTGATGAGGGGGGAGGTGGAACAAAGGGGATCTTAAGTGGTCCAGAAGCTGACAACTGGAACACGAAGGACTCGTCTCTTCTGCATCCAGAGGGTGAAAGCTTCCTTCTTCCCAGGAGCAGTCCAGTCATCTCCAGACGTCACCGGCCTGTCTCCTGGCACGGAGATGGCACGGACACATCTGCTCCATCAAG CTTGGACTCCTCTGGATCTCCGCTGGATCAATGTTGGCACCCATCAGTCACCAGTGTGGAGGATCTGGGATCCGAACCGAGCTCCTGTCACCACTCGTCCCAGCTCCAGGAAGACAAGAAGCCTCGCTCCATCTCTGTCTTATCAAATCTGTTCTCCCTCCTGAGTGCTGGGCTCCACCACCCCATCGGTGGATCAGCTGAGGAGCACAGAGGGAAGGGCCTAACTAGCTGTAATGCTCCTTACACATCAG AGAGGACGTCCAGTGGTATCCCAGAATTCACAGCAGACACCTTCAAGACCAGTTGTGAGCTGGAAAAG GAAAATGCTCATTTCATCGTGGTGGACATGGTGCTGGAGGTGCTGGAAGGTGTGAAGTGGACTCTGAGCtttacacaccaacacacacactgcgagATGTGTGTAAAGACACATGAAAGCTGCCACGGTGTCGGTGAGCCAAGacacgagaaaaacacgacCGGACgttcagatgaaaacacacactcctcttacgtacacacacaccaacacacacaggatgaggaagaggaggaagcaggacACGATGAAGCTGAACAACAACCAAAGACTTTCTCCGTCCTCTCCACTGACAGTGGATTTGAAg ACTGTGGGCTTGATCCTGCACTGACGCAGAGAGACACTCTCAAAAC TGCAGAGTGGCTGGCAAAGCAGCTGGTGCTGGAGTTCAGGACGAGCTGGCTTCCTTCCCGCGAGCCTCGACGTGGACGGCTGAGCCTCCGGAGCTCACTACAGGAA CTGCCAGGTACCGGACACGTGACGGCGAGCGGCGGCAGCCTGACGGAGGAGATCAGACTGAGAACCAATATGAGAGGATCCCTGAACTGGGCACCACCACGCTTCCAGATCATCTTCACCGTTCAGCCAACCCACAG ACGCAGTGACGTCGTGTCTTTGCAACACTTCCTCTGTGCAGGCTGTGGGACAGAGGTGGAGCCCA AGTACATCAAGAAACTGCGATATTGTGAATACCTCGGCAG GTATTTCTGCGACTGCTGCCACAGTGGCTCTGAGGCTGTGATCCCCGGCCGGGTTCTGTCCTGCTGGGACTTTGGCag GTATCCGGTGAGCGACTTTTCCAAACAGCTGCTGGATTCAGTTTGGCATCAGCCGCTGTTCGACCTGACCTGTGTCGGCAAGACACTCTACAGCAGAGTGAAAGAGCTGGACAAGTTCAGG AAGCTTCAGGATCAGCTGCTGTACATCAAGAAGCTGCTGAAGGCCTGCAGATTATCAGGAAG CGTGATGGCTGAGTTTGATCAGCTTCCCGCTCACCTGACGGAGCAGCTTCACCTCTTCTCCATGGATGACCTCTCGAGGGTAAAGAAGGGTCAGCTCACGGTGCAGGTCAAAGCAGTGCTGAACTCTGCCATCCATCACGTTGAAAACTGTGAG TTGTGTCTGGCCAGAGGTTTCATCTGTGAATTCTGCAGGAAGAGAGACGTCATCTTTCCTTTTCAGAGTGGCATCTGTAAGCGCTGTCCAG TGTGCAAGGCCTGCTTCCACAAACACTGCTTTGTGGAAAAGAAGTGTCCGAAATGTGCACGGATCCAGTCCCGGAAAAAACGTCCAGATGAACCTTCGAAGAGTGACTAA
- the rubcnl gene encoding protein RUBCNL-like isoform X1: MKTRQSPRPLTGFLAASGLGLCKMMGSCGGVSSSLQRSRYISWCEDPAESLTPVTTALTATALNMFLHAEEFSHQDNQSAGFGSVPHLLLSPAETAGGETNATFSHQRTKPTLTRRTAITQSHHFQLKSQSSSALHNADRTPDGHADEGGGGTKGILSGPEADNWNTKDSSLLHPEGESFLLPRSSPVISRRHRPVSWHGDGTDTSAPSSLDSSGSPLDQCWHPSVTSVEDLGSEPSSCHHSSQLQEDKKPRSISVLSNLFSLLSAGLHHPIGGSAEEHRGKGLTSCNAPYTSERTSSGIPEFTADTFKTSCELEKENAHFIVVDMVLEVLEGVKWTLSFTHQHTHCEMCVKTHESCHGVGEPRHEKNTTGRSDENTHSSYVHTHQHTQDEEEEEAGHDEAEQQPKTFSVLSTDSGFEDCGLDPALTQRDTLKTAEWLAKQLVLEFRTSWLPSREPRRGRLSLRSSLQELPGTGHVTASGGSLTEEIRLRTNMRGSLNWAPPRFQIIFTVQPTHRRSDVVSLQHFLCAGCGTEVEPKYIKKLRYCEYLGRYFCDCCHSGSEAVIPGRVLSCWDFGRYPVSDFSKQLLDSVWHQPLFDLTCVGKTLYSRVKELDKFRSRYIHRGDRAFVVRAPKLLPEEIRAADSVSTFKEKLQDQLLYIKKLLKACRLSGSVMAEFDQLPAHLTEQLHLFSMDDLSRVKKGQLTVQVKAVLNSAIHHVENCELCLARGFICEFCRKRDVIFPFQSGICKRCPVCKACFHKHCFVEKKCPKCARIQSRKKRPDEPSKSD; the protein is encoded by the exons ATGAAGACTCGTCAGTCTCCTCGGCCTCTGACAGGTTTCCTCGCTGCCTCAGGTTTAGGACTTTGTAAAATG ATGGGAagctgtgggggcgtgtcctcgTCTCTGCAGAGATCCAGATATATCAGCTGGTGTGAGGACCCTGCAGAGTCACTGACACCTGTAACTACAGCTCTGACAGCAACAG CATTAAATATGTTTCTCCATGCAGAGGAATTCTCCCACCAAGACAATCAGTCGGCTGGTTTCGGATCAGTCCCCCATCTCCTTCTGTCACCAGCAGAAACTGCTGGAGGAGaaacaaatgcaacattttcCCATCAACGCACAAAGCCAACTTTAACAAGGAGGACAGCTATCACACAGTCCCATCACTTCCAGCTGAAGTCACAGTCCAGCTCGGCTTTGCACAACGCTGACAGAACCCCTGACGGTCATGCTGATGAGGGGGGAGGTGGAACAAAGGGGATCTTAAGTGGTCCAGAAGCTGACAACTGGAACACGAAGGACTCGTCTCTTCTGCATCCAGAGGGTGAAAGCTTCCTTCTTCCCAGGAGCAGTCCAGTCATCTCCAGACGTCACCGGCCTGTCTCCTGGCACGGAGATGGCACGGACACATCTGCTCCATCAAG CTTGGACTCCTCTGGATCTCCGCTGGATCAATGTTGGCACCCATCAGTCACCAGTGTGGAGGATCTGGGATCCGAACCGAGCTCCTGTCACCACTCGTCCCAGCTCCAGGAAGACAAGAAGCCTCGCTCCATCTCTGTCTTATCAAATCTGTTCTCCCTCCTGAGTGCTGGGCTCCACCACCCCATCGGTGGATCAGCTGAGGAGCACAGAGGGAAGGGCCTAACTAGCTGTAATGCTCCTTACACATCAG AGAGGACGTCCAGTGGTATCCCAGAATTCACAGCAGACACCTTCAAGACCAGTTGTGAGCTGGAAAAG GAAAATGCTCATTTCATCGTGGTGGACATGGTGCTGGAGGTGCTGGAAGGTGTGAAGTGGACTCTGAGCtttacacaccaacacacacactgcgagATGTGTGTAAAGACACATGAAAGCTGCCACGGTGTCGGTGAGCCAAGacacgagaaaaacacgacCGGACgttcagatgaaaacacacactcctcttacgtacacacacaccaacacacacaggatgaggaagaggaggaagcaggacACGATGAAGCTGAACAACAACCAAAGACTTTCTCCGTCCTCTCCACTGACAGTGGATTTGAAg ACTGTGGGCTTGATCCTGCACTGACGCAGAGAGACACTCTCAAAAC TGCAGAGTGGCTGGCAAAGCAGCTGGTGCTGGAGTTCAGGACGAGCTGGCTTCCTTCCCGCGAGCCTCGACGTGGACGGCTGAGCCTCCGGAGCTCACTACAGGAA CTGCCAGGTACCGGACACGTGACGGCGAGCGGCGGCAGCCTGACGGAGGAGATCAGACTGAGAACCAATATGAGAGGATCCCTGAACTGGGCACCACCACGCTTCCAGATCATCTTCACCGTTCAGCCAACCCACAG ACGCAGTGACGTCGTGTCTTTGCAACACTTCCTCTGTGCAGGCTGTGGGACAGAGGTGGAGCCCA AGTACATCAAGAAACTGCGATATTGTGAATACCTCGGCAG GTATTTCTGCGACTGCTGCCACAGTGGCTCTGAGGCTGTGATCCCCGGCCGGGTTCTGTCCTGCTGGGACTTTGGCag GTATCCGGTGAGCGACTTTTCCAAACAGCTGCTGGATTCAGTTTGGCATCAGCCGCTGTTCGACCTGACCTGTGTCGGCAAGACACTCTACAGCAGAGTGAAAGAGCTGGACAAGTTCAGG TCCAGATATATCCACAGAGGTGACAGAGCGTTTGTGGTTAGAGCTCCTAAACTGCTGCCTGAGGAGATCAGGGCTGCAGACTCTGTGTCAACTTTTAAAgaa AAGCTTCAGGATCAGCTGCTGTACATCAAGAAGCTGCTGAAGGCCTGCAGATTATCAGGAAG CGTGATGGCTGAGTTTGATCAGCTTCCCGCTCACCTGACGGAGCAGCTTCACCTCTTCTCCATGGATGACCTCTCGAGGGTAAAGAAGGGTCAGCTCACGGTGCAGGTCAAAGCAGTGCTGAACTCTGCCATCCATCACGTTGAAAACTGTGAG TTGTGTCTGGCCAGAGGTTTCATCTGTGAATTCTGCAGGAAGAGAGACGTCATCTTTCCTTTTCAGAGTGGCATCTGTAAGCGCTGTCCAG TGTGCAAGGCCTGCTTCCACAAACACTGCTTTGTGGAAAAGAAGTGTCCGAAATGTGCACGGATCCAGTCCCGGAAAAAACGTCCAGATGAACCTTCGAAGAGTGACTAA
- the rubcnl gene encoding protein RUBCNL-like isoform X4, producing the protein MKTRQSPRPLTGFLAASGLGLCKMMGSCGGVSSSLQRSRYISWCEDPAESLTPVTTALTATALNMFLHAEEFSHQDNQSAGFGSVPHLLLSPAETAGGETNATFSHQRTKPTLTRRTAITQSHHFQLKSQSSSALHNADRTPDGHADEGGGGTKGILSGPEADNWNTKDSSLLHPEGESFLLPRSSPVISRRHRPVSWHGDGTDTSAPSSLDSSGSPLDQCWHPSVTSVEDLGSEPSSCHHSSQLQEDKKPRSISVLSNLFSLLSAGLHHPIGGSAEEHRGKGLTSCNAPYTSERTSSGIPEFTADTFKTSCELEKENAHFIVVDMVLEVLEGVKWTLSFTHQHTHCEMCVKTHESCHGVGEPRHEKNTTGRSDENTHSSYVHTHQHTQDEEEEEAGHDEAEQQPKTFSVLSTDSGFEDCGLDPALTQRDTLKTAEWLAKQLVLEFRTSWLPSREPRRGRLSLRSSLQELPGTGHVTASGGSLTEEIRLRTNMRGSLNWAPPRFQIIFTVQPTHRRSDVVSLQHFLCAGCGTEVEPKYIKKLRYCEYLGRYFCDCCHSGSEAVIPGRVLSCWDFGRYPVSDFSKQLLDSVWHQPLFDLTCVGKTLYSRVKELDKFRLQDQLLYIKKLLKACRLSGSVMAEFDQLPAHLTEQLHLFSMDDLSRVKKGQLTVQVKAVLNSAIHHVENCELCLARGFICEFCRKRDVIFPFQSGICKRCPVCKACFHKHCFVEKKCPKCARIQSRKKRPDEPSKSD; encoded by the exons ATGAAGACTCGTCAGTCTCCTCGGCCTCTGACAGGTTTCCTCGCTGCCTCAGGTTTAGGACTTTGTAAAATG ATGGGAagctgtgggggcgtgtcctcgTCTCTGCAGAGATCCAGATATATCAGCTGGTGTGAGGACCCTGCAGAGTCACTGACACCTGTAACTACAGCTCTGACAGCAACAG CATTAAATATGTTTCTCCATGCAGAGGAATTCTCCCACCAAGACAATCAGTCGGCTGGTTTCGGATCAGTCCCCCATCTCCTTCTGTCACCAGCAGAAACTGCTGGAGGAGaaacaaatgcaacattttcCCATCAACGCACAAAGCCAACTTTAACAAGGAGGACAGCTATCACACAGTCCCATCACTTCCAGCTGAAGTCACAGTCCAGCTCGGCTTTGCACAACGCTGACAGAACCCCTGACGGTCATGCTGATGAGGGGGGAGGTGGAACAAAGGGGATCTTAAGTGGTCCAGAAGCTGACAACTGGAACACGAAGGACTCGTCTCTTCTGCATCCAGAGGGTGAAAGCTTCCTTCTTCCCAGGAGCAGTCCAGTCATCTCCAGACGTCACCGGCCTGTCTCCTGGCACGGAGATGGCACGGACACATCTGCTCCATCAAG CTTGGACTCCTCTGGATCTCCGCTGGATCAATGTTGGCACCCATCAGTCACCAGTGTGGAGGATCTGGGATCCGAACCGAGCTCCTGTCACCACTCGTCCCAGCTCCAGGAAGACAAGAAGCCTCGCTCCATCTCTGTCTTATCAAATCTGTTCTCCCTCCTGAGTGCTGGGCTCCACCACCCCATCGGTGGATCAGCTGAGGAGCACAGAGGGAAGGGCCTAACTAGCTGTAATGCTCCTTACACATCAG AGAGGACGTCCAGTGGTATCCCAGAATTCACAGCAGACACCTTCAAGACCAGTTGTGAGCTGGAAAAG GAAAATGCTCATTTCATCGTGGTGGACATGGTGCTGGAGGTGCTGGAAGGTGTGAAGTGGACTCTGAGCtttacacaccaacacacacactgcgagATGTGTGTAAAGACACATGAAAGCTGCCACGGTGTCGGTGAGCCAAGacacgagaaaaacacgacCGGACgttcagatgaaaacacacactcctcttacgtacacacacaccaacacacacaggatgaggaagaggaggaagcaggacACGATGAAGCTGAACAACAACCAAAGACTTTCTCCGTCCTCTCCACTGACAGTGGATTTGAAg ACTGTGGGCTTGATCCTGCACTGACGCAGAGAGACACTCTCAAAAC TGCAGAGTGGCTGGCAAAGCAGCTGGTGCTGGAGTTCAGGACGAGCTGGCTTCCTTCCCGCGAGCCTCGACGTGGACGGCTGAGCCTCCGGAGCTCACTACAGGAA CTGCCAGGTACCGGACACGTGACGGCGAGCGGCGGCAGCCTGACGGAGGAGATCAGACTGAGAACCAATATGAGAGGATCCCTGAACTGGGCACCACCACGCTTCCAGATCATCTTCACCGTTCAGCCAACCCACAG ACGCAGTGACGTCGTGTCTTTGCAACACTTCCTCTGTGCAGGCTGTGGGACAGAGGTGGAGCCCA AGTACATCAAGAAACTGCGATATTGTGAATACCTCGGCAG GTATTTCTGCGACTGCTGCCACAGTGGCTCTGAGGCTGTGATCCCCGGCCGGGTTCTGTCCTGCTGGGACTTTGGCag GTATCCGGTGAGCGACTTTTCCAAACAGCTGCTGGATTCAGTTTGGCATCAGCCGCTGTTCGACCTGACCTGTGTCGGCAAGACACTCTACAGCAGAGTGAAAGAGCTGGACAAGTTCAGG CTTCAGGATCAGCTGCTGTACATCAAGAAGCTGCTGAAGGCCTGCAGATTATCAGGAAG CGTGATGGCTGAGTTTGATCAGCTTCCCGCTCACCTGACGGAGCAGCTTCACCTCTTCTCCATGGATGACCTCTCGAGGGTAAAGAAGGGTCAGCTCACGGTGCAGGTCAAAGCAGTGCTGAACTCTGCCATCCATCACGTTGAAAACTGTGAG TTGTGTCTGGCCAGAGGTTTCATCTGTGAATTCTGCAGGAAGAGAGACGTCATCTTTCCTTTTCAGAGTGGCATCTGTAAGCGCTGTCCAG TGTGCAAGGCCTGCTTCCACAAACACTGCTTTGTGGAAAAGAAGTGTCCGAAATGTGCACGGATCCAGTCCCGGAAAAAACGTCCAGATGAACCTTCGAAGAGTGACTAA